The Streptomyces sp. NBC_01775 genome includes a region encoding these proteins:
- a CDS encoding HpcH/HpaI aldolase/citrate lyase family protein gives MRHFRHLTPERRSALFHREPAGFTAQAPARTLAVALGATLYSPATRPELAEDVLKQSGRGVVSMVLCLEDSISDAEVPEAEDNLVHQLARLDERLDEAERDERLPLLFVRVRTARQIPALVGRLGPAVRMLSGFVLPKFTEDSGALFLEALTEAEASCGQRLFAMPVLESPELLHIETRTEALAGIVRTVEKYRDRVLALRLGVTDFCSAYGLRRTPEMTAYDVQLVASVIADVVNVLGRADGTGFTVTGPVWEYFRPQERMFKPQLRQSPFLSGRAEDVRTALIEHDMDGLLREIELDRANGLLGKTCIHPSHVAPVHALSVVSHEEFCDATDVLRPERGGGGVVRSAYTNKMNEVKPHRAWAERTLLRGEVFGVAREGVSFVEMLAAGVK, from the coding sequence ATGCGGCATTTCAGGCATCTGACGCCTGAGCGCCGGAGCGCGCTCTTCCACCGCGAGCCTGCCGGGTTTACGGCCCAGGCACCCGCGAGAACGCTCGCCGTCGCCCTCGGCGCCACCCTCTACAGTCCCGCGACCAGGCCGGAGCTGGCCGAGGACGTGCTGAAACAGTCGGGGCGCGGCGTGGTGTCGATGGTGCTGTGCCTGGAGGATTCGATATCCGACGCGGAGGTCCCGGAGGCCGAGGACAACCTCGTCCACCAGCTCGCCCGCCTGGATGAGCGGCTGGATGAGGCGGAGCGCGACGAGCGGCTGCCGCTGCTGTTCGTGCGGGTCCGCACGGCACGGCAGATCCCCGCGCTGGTCGGCAGGCTGGGCCCCGCCGTGCGGATGCTGTCCGGATTCGTACTGCCGAAGTTCACCGAGGACAGCGGAGCGCTCTTCCTGGAGGCGCTCACCGAGGCCGAGGCGTCCTGCGGGCAGCGGCTGTTCGCGATGCCGGTGCTGGAGTCGCCCGAGCTGCTGCACATCGAGACGCGTACCGAAGCTCTGGCCGGCATCGTCAGGACCGTCGAGAAGTACCGCGACCGGGTCCTCGCGCTGCGCCTGGGCGTCACCGACTTCTGCTCCGCCTACGGGCTGCGCCGCACGCCGGAGATGACCGCGTACGACGTGCAGCTCGTCGCCTCCGTCATCGCGGACGTGGTGAACGTCCTGGGCAGGGCGGATGGCACCGGATTCACCGTGACCGGACCCGTGTGGGAGTATTTCCGGCCACAGGAGCGGATGTTCAAGCCACAGCTGCGGCAGAGTCCCTTCCTGAGCGGGCGCGCCGAGGACGTGCGAACGGCGCTGATCGAGCACGACATGGACGGGCTGCTCCGGGAGATCGAGCTGGACCGGGCCAACGGACTGCTGGGCAAGACCTGCATCCACCCCTCACATGTCGCGCCGGTGCACGCGCTCTCGGTCGTCAGCCACGAGGAGTTCTGCGACGCGACCGATGTGCTGCGCCCCGAGCGCGGTGGAGGCGGAGTGGTGCGCTCCGCGTACACGAACAAGATGAACGAGGTGAAGCCGCACCGTGCGTGGGCCGAACGCACGCTGCTGCGCGGCGAGGTCTTCGGTGTGGCCCGCGAGGGTGTGAGTTTTGTGGAAATGCTGGCGGCGGGAGTCAAGTGA
- a CDS encoding phosphoribosyltransferase yields MWAGAWVAERLGVRLEGEGLRDLLGLALRRNPRRAHLLVSRVLGKHVPESPGRIVGAGVRLGEQVRELLGGPEADRCVALGFAETATGLGHGVADGIGDVPCLHSTRRRVPGVDPAGGFEEEHSHATSHLLLPEDPGLLGGEGPLVLVDDELSTGRTVRNTIAALHAHRPRDRYVVAALVDTRAPADVASLEKFAADLGTRVQVVALASGQVRLPDAVLERGRELVAAHGEGPDADAVPHQGVAGAAGAAVRRVDLGWPQGLPDGGRHGFGPEERQRLDTALPGMAGRVLTELESAGLGVAGQDTAGQDTAVRDFAGEGQATGRGPSAPAGTVPAGTSPPRVLVLGNEELMYAPLRLAAELEQRTQGAAEIRFSTTTRSPVLAVDVPGYAIRSALRFPAHDAHRCSSDEDDPGERYAYNVAGQGFDAVVAVVDSEGDTTELHAPGGLLDQLAGCAPHVLLAVIPSYVPGAPPAAPTLPRPRSRPLARPLRGPAFSSYAPEDVAWLLRDLSGVELEAPTEEREEAIQAGGAHYAESLPVEYQPSEEYQRLFHSALEGSAERIARAVGAVTETVLAERGPRPVLVSLARAGTPVGILMRRWAQHAHGLDLPHYAVSIVRGRGIDTNALRYLAAHHDPADVVFVDGWTGKGAITRELAEALAGHPGFDPDLAVLADPGSCVRTYGTREDFLIPSACLNSTVSGLISRTVLRPGLIGPDDFHGAKFYRELADSDLSRHFLDTVAARFEAARASAGRDATALAGADRAPTWEGWRAVERISQSYGIGDVNLIKPGVGETTRVLLRRVPWRVLAQRGAGADLDHVRLLAGQRGVPVEETDDLPYTCVGLIHPRYTRGATGADGRAAR; encoded by the coding sequence GTGTGGGCCGGGGCCTGGGTGGCCGAGCGGCTCGGTGTGCGCCTGGAGGGCGAGGGGCTGCGGGACCTGCTCGGGCTGGCGCTGCGCCGCAATCCGCGGCGGGCCCACCTGCTGGTCTCCCGCGTCCTCGGCAAGCACGTGCCGGAGAGTCCCGGCCGGATCGTCGGCGCCGGGGTCCGCCTGGGGGAACAGGTGCGCGAGCTGCTGGGCGGCCCCGAGGCGGACCGCTGCGTGGCGCTGGGCTTCGCCGAGACCGCCACGGGGCTCGGACACGGCGTGGCCGACGGCATCGGAGACGTCCCCTGCCTGCACTCCACCCGGCGACGGGTGCCGGGCGTCGACCCGGCGGGCGGCTTCGAGGAGGAGCACAGCCACGCCACCTCGCACCTGCTGCTGCCCGAGGACCCCGGACTGCTGGGCGGGGAGGGCCCGTTGGTGCTGGTCGACGACGAGCTGTCCACCGGCAGGACCGTGCGCAACACCATCGCCGCGCTGCACGCGCACCGGCCGCGCGACCGCTACGTCGTCGCGGCGCTGGTCGACACCCGCGCCCCGGCCGATGTGGCGTCCCTGGAGAAGTTCGCGGCCGACCTGGGCACCCGCGTCCAGGTGGTCGCCCTCGCCTCCGGCCAGGTACGGCTCCCGGACGCCGTGCTGGAGCGGGGCCGGGAACTGGTCGCCGCACACGGCGAAGGCCCGGACGCCGACGCCGTCCCGCACCAGGGGGTCGCCGGGGCTGCCGGGGCCGCGGTACGCCGGGTGGACCTCGGCTGGCCGCAGGGGCTGCCCGACGGCGGACGGCACGGCTTCGGCCCCGAGGAGCGGCAACGGCTGGACACAGCGCTCCCCGGCATGGCCGGACGGGTGCTGACGGAGCTGGAGTCGGCGGGGCTGGGCGTCGCGGGTCAGGACACCGCGGGGCAGGACACCGCGGTGCGTGACTTCGCGGGGGAGGGGCAGGCCACCGGGCGGGGTCCGTCCGCACCGGCCGGTACGGTCCCGGCCGGGACCTCGCCGCCGCGCGTGCTCGTCCTCGGCAACGAGGAGCTGATGTACGCGCCCCTGCGGCTCGCCGCCGAACTGGAGCAGCGCACCCAGGGCGCCGCCGAGATCCGCTTCTCGACCACCACCCGCTCGCCCGTCCTCGCCGTCGACGTCCCCGGCTACGCGATACGCAGCGCGCTGCGTTTCCCCGCGCACGACGCGCACCGTTGTTCGAGCGACGAGGACGACCCCGGTGAGCGCTACGCCTACAACGTCGCGGGGCAGGGCTTCGACGCCGTCGTGGCCGTCGTGGACAGCGAGGGCGACACCACCGAACTGCACGCTCCCGGCGGCCTCCTGGACCAGCTGGCCGGATGTGCCCCGCACGTGCTGCTGGCCGTCATCCCCTCCTACGTCCCCGGGGCTCCGCCCGCCGCGCCGACGCTGCCACGGCCGCGGTCTCGGCCCCTCGCCCGGCCCCTGCGGGGGCCCGCCTTCTCCTCGTACGCGCCCGAGGACGTCGCCTGGCTGCTGCGGGACCTGTCCGGCGTCGAGCTGGAGGCACCCACCGAGGAGCGCGAGGAGGCCATCCAGGCCGGCGGCGCCCACTACGCGGAGTCGCTGCCGGTGGAGTACCAGCCCTCCGAGGAGTATCAGCGGCTCTTCCACAGCGCGCTGGAGGGCTCGGCCGAGCGCATCGCGCGTGCCGTCGGTGCCGTGACGGAGACGGTGCTCGCCGAGCGCGGTCCCCGCCCCGTGCTGGTGTCGCTCGCGCGTGCGGGCACGCCCGTCGGCATCCTGATGCGCCGCTGGGCTCAGCACGCGCACGGGCTCGACCTGCCCCACTACGCCGTCTCGATCGTGCGCGGACGCGGCATCGACACCAACGCGCTGCGTTATCTGGCGGCCCACCACGACCCCGCCGACGTGGTGTTCGTCGATGGCTGGACCGGCAAGGGCGCCATCACGCGGGAGCTGGCCGAGGCGCTCGCCGGGCATCCGGGATTCGACCCGGACCTGGCCGTCCTCGCCGATCCGGGCTCCTGCGTGCGCACCTACGGCACGCGCGAGGACTTCCTCATCCCCTCCGCCTGCCTCAACTCGACGGTCTCCGGGCTCATATCACGCACCGTCCTGCGCCCCGGCCTGATCGGGCCGGACGACTTCCACGGCGCCAAGTTCTACCGCGAGCTGGCCGACAGCGACCTGTCCCGGCACTTCCTGGACACGGTCGCCGCCCGCTTCGAGGCCGCACGGGCCTCCGCAGGGCGGGACGCCACGGCGCTCGCCGGCGCGGACCGGGCGCCCACCTGGGAGGGCTGGCGCGCGGTGGAGCGCATCAGCCAGTCCTACGGCATCGGGGACGTGAACCTGATCAAACCGGGTGTCGGGGAGACCACGCGTGTGCTGCTGCGCCGCGTGCCGTGGCGCGTACTGGCCCAGCGCGGTGCCGGCGCCGACCTCGACCACGTACGGCTGCTGGCCGGGCAGCGCGGGGTGCCCGTCGAGGAGACCGACGACCTGCCCTACACCTGCGTCGGCCTGATCCACCCCCGCTACACGCGCGGTGCCACGGGCGCCGACGGAAGGGCGGCCCGGTGA
- a CDS encoding HAD family hydrolase, which produces MPDAEAPRLLCVEMYEHKPLSFMTERAAALLAELADRTLFVPATTRTPEQYRRVSLPGPAPRFAVCANGGHLLVDGVSDPEWQAVVRERLTECAPLADVRAHMLRHAQDAWLRKERIADDLFVYLVVERSLLPDTWVKELADWAGPRGWNVSLQGRKIYAVPRPLTKSAAVAEVARRTGSPATFAAGDSLLDADLLHAADRGWRPAHGELAESGWDPRHVRALTEQGVMAGEAILRAMGAALTSAGAGAPVA; this is translated from the coding sequence ATGCCCGACGCCGAGGCGCCACGGCTGCTGTGCGTCGAGATGTACGAGCACAAGCCGCTCTCCTTCATGACGGAGCGGGCCGCCGCGCTGCTCGCCGAACTCGCGGACCGCACACTCTTCGTGCCCGCCACCACCCGCACCCCCGAGCAGTACCGCCGCGTCAGCCTGCCGGGGCCGGCCCCGCGCTTCGCCGTCTGTGCGAACGGCGGCCACCTGCTGGTCGACGGCGTGAGCGACCCGGAGTGGCAGGCCGTGGTCCGCGAACGGCTGACCGAGTGCGCGCCGCTCGCGGACGTACGCGCACACATGCTGCGTCACGCGCAGGACGCGTGGCTGCGCAAGGAGCGGATCGCGGACGATCTGTTCGTCTACCTCGTCGTCGAGCGCTCGCTGCTGCCCGACACCTGGGTCAAGGAGCTGGCCGACTGGGCGGGCCCGCGCGGCTGGAACGTCTCGCTCCAGGGCCGCAAGATCTACGCCGTGCCGCGCCCGCTCACCAAGAGCGCGGCCGTCGCCGAGGTGGCGCGCCGCACCGGGAGCCCCGCTACCTTCGCGGCCGGGGACTCCCTGCTGGACGCCGACCTGCTGCACGCCGCGGACCGGGGCTGGCGCCCCGCGCACGGCGAACTGGCCGAGAGCGGCTGGGACCCGCGGCATGTGCGGGCACTGACCGAACAGGGGGTCATGGCGGGGGAAGCCATCCTGCGCGCGATGGGCGCGGCGCTGACGTCGGCGGGCGCAGGGGCGCCCGTGGCGTGA
- a CDS encoding DUF4383 domain-containing protein: protein MVVSHPSHTGPSHPRPSHIHPHTGRHSQQRKPPRRQLLNEHMPAHHKLSRIYRVGAGLVGAGLAGFGILGLVDQIGFLDTGGDRVAGLNTNGALSVLSVVVGMLLFYGMVRGGNFASSLNITLGALFVLSGFANLALLDTGFNLLAFGLQNVLFSFVVGLLLLIFGMYGRVGSALPHDNPYWQHRHPDQTERERHASAAARGHELRRKASLYGGEELDKGEELDGGEDGSEGQRD from the coding sequence ATGGTCGTGAGCCACCCGTCGCACACCGGCCCGTCGCACCCCCGCCCCTCGCACATCCACCCGCACACCGGTCGGCACTCTCAGCAGCGGAAACCGCCGAGACGGCAGCTCCTCAACGAACACATGCCGGCGCACCACAAGCTCAGCCGCATCTACCGCGTCGGCGCGGGGCTGGTGGGTGCGGGGCTGGCGGGCTTCGGCATCCTGGGTCTGGTCGACCAGATCGGGTTCCTCGACACAGGGGGCGACCGGGTCGCCGGGCTGAACACCAACGGCGCGCTGAGCGTGCTGTCCGTCGTGGTGGGAATGCTGCTCTTCTACGGGATGGTGCGCGGCGGCAACTTCGCCTCCAGCCTCAACATCACGCTGGGCGCCCTGTTCGTCCTGAGCGGGTTCGCCAACCTGGCGCTGCTGGACACGGGGTTCAACCTGCTGGCTTTCGGCCTCCAGAACGTGCTGTTCAGCTTTGTCGTCGGACTGCTGCTGCTGATTTTCGGCATGTACGGGCGCGTGGGCAGCGCGCTGCCGCACGACAACCCGTACTGGCAGCACCGGCACCCCGACCAGACCGAACGCGAACGGCACGCCTCGGCCGCCGCACGGGGCCACGAACTGCGGCGCAAGGCCTCGCTCTACGGAGGCGAGGAGCTCGACAAAGGCGAGGAGCTCGACGGCGGCGAGGATGGGAGCGAGGGCCAGCGGGACTGA
- a CDS encoding holin, whose protein sequence is MSRQHPRRDISITTSAFWRATAEHAIRTFAQGRTRAFAQAVLALLGGDGLGLLDVDWDPRSPSAAWPPSSPCRPP, encoded by the coding sequence ATGTCCCGGCAACACCCACGGCGAGATATCTCCATAACCACTTCTGCTTTCTGGCGCGCCACTGCCGAGCACGCCATACGCACCTTCGCCCAGGGCCGTACTCGCGCCTTCGCCCAGGCCGTACTCGCGCTCCTCGGCGGCGACGGGCTCGGCCTGCTCGACGTCGACTGGGACCCGCGCTCTCCGTCGGCGGCCTGGCCGCCGTCCTCGCCCTGCCGACCGCCGTAG
- a CDS encoding ElyC/SanA/YdcF family protein, whose product MAPLIVFAGSTSPTAKVRMPRGEAIHYRERALELGVPSPDVLVEPNACNTGENVRLSRAVLEEAGIDVESVLLAGKP is encoded by the coding sequence ATGGCTCCACTGATCGTCTTCGCCGGCTCCACGAGCCCTACGGCGAAGGTACGTATGCCGCGGGGCGAGGCAATCCACTACCGTGAGCGAGCACTTGAGCTCGGCGTGCCCAGCCCGGATGTGCTCGTGGAGCCGAACGCGTGCAACACGGGAGAGAACGTCCGCCTCTCCCGGGCCGTCCTCGAAGAAGCCGGCATCGACGTGGAGTCGGTGCTCTTGGCCGGCAAGCCGTAG
- a CDS encoding chitinase produces the protein MTRSRTNVREPRLARTARAVGLPLLALTALVAVPQGVAAPQGVADSQGVAAPQGAVAPRRAADSQALGVVAPRGVPSVAPYLSMGWGDPPEPGSLLRSTRSDGFSFAFVLSAGGCEPRWDGRRPLKGGQDERAVRAVRTAGGSVVVSFGGGLGRKLEQDCPTERALAGAYQKVISAYGLRAIDVDIELGAYDSAAARQKTVAALKRVKAANPGLTVYVTLSSMRGGPDTALIDHAARAGLAPDAWTVMPFAFEKGSGSPGTEDMGRSTVRAAEGLRASLQEAYGYSATEAYAHSGISTMNGVTGRGEVITPAHFRTIARYARGHRLARLAFWSVNRDRPCGQRPYPAGDRCSGVTQKPWEFSRALTAGR, from the coding sequence ATGACCCGTTCGCGAACGAACGTCCGAGAGCCCCGTCTGGCGCGCACAGCACGCGCGGTGGGGCTGCCCCTCCTGGCACTGACGGCACTGGTCGCCGTCCCGCAGGGAGTCGCCGCCCCGCAGGGGGTCGCTGACTCGCAGGGGGTCGCCGCCCCGCAAGGAGCCGTTGCCCCGCGGAGAGCCGCTGACTCGCAGGCGCTGGGGGTCGTCGCGCCCCGTGGCGTGCCGTCCGTCGCGCCGTATCTGTCCATGGGCTGGGGCGATCCGCCCGAGCCCGGTTCGCTGTTGCGCTCGACCCGATCGGATGGTTTCAGCTTCGCCTTCGTTCTGAGCGCGGGCGGTTGTGAGCCCCGCTGGGACGGCAGGCGTCCGCTGAAGGGCGGCCAGGACGAGCGGGCCGTGCGGGCCGTCCGTACGGCGGGCGGCTCGGTGGTGGTCTCCTTCGGCGGCGGGTTGGGCCGCAAGCTGGAGCAGGACTGCCCCACCGAGCGGGCGCTCGCCGGCGCCTACCAGAAGGTGATCAGCGCCTACGGTCTGCGTGCGATCGATGTCGACATCGAACTGGGCGCCTACGACAGCGCGGCGGCCCGGCAGAAGACCGTAGCGGCACTGAAGCGGGTCAAGGCCGCGAACCCCGGGCTGACGGTCTACGTCACGCTGTCGAGCATGCGCGGCGGGCCGGACACCGCGCTGATCGACCACGCCGCGCGGGCGGGACTCGCACCGGATGCCTGGACGGTGATGCCGTTCGCCTTCGAAAAGGGCTCCGGCAGTCCCGGCACCGAGGACATGGGCCGCTCCACCGTACGCGCCGCCGAGGGCCTCAGAGCGAGCCTCCAGGAGGCATATGGCTACAGCGCGACCGAGGCGTACGCGCACAGCGGTATTTCCACCATGAACGGTGTCACCGGGCGCGGCGAGGTCATCACCCCGGCCCACTTCCGCACCATCGCCCGCTACGCCCGCGGCCACCGGCTGGCCCGTCTCGCCTTCTGGTCGGTAAACCGTGACCGCCCTTGTGGGCAGCGCCCGTATCCGGCGGGGGACCGCTGTTCCGGGGTCACACAGAAGCCGTGGGAGTTCAGCAGGGCGCTGACGGCAGGGCGTTGA
- a CDS encoding DedA family protein, with amino-acid sequence MTGSPWIYAVIAASVLLDVFVPLLPSGVLVIAAATAAAGTTAADAADLPSAATRHAADSGHLAEVALLVLCAAVASVLGDLVAWRLAWRGGARFDRAIARSRRLASAQEQLGKALTRGGGALVVLARFAPAGRSVVSLTAGAAHRSARDFVPWSALAGLAWAAYSVGLGYLGGQWLGASWLGTVVSVFALFAAGGFAAFLIRREPEQELTDEQAAATEEPTPPETAAPSPTAPSPTAPSLTAPTLEALSPAAPALAARSLPPLSPLQSLAGPAVTPVGLSFPLLPSMRAAVGEGGLLPAPVAPAAAAPTETPSA; translated from the coding sequence ATGACCGGATCCCCGTGGATCTACGCCGTCATCGCGGCATCCGTACTGCTGGACGTCTTCGTGCCCCTCCTGCCGAGCGGAGTGCTGGTGATCGCCGCGGCCACGGCCGCAGCCGGAACCACCGCCGCCGACGCGGCCGACCTTCCCAGCGCCGCCACGCGCCACGCGGCCGACAGCGGCCACCTCGCGGAGGTCGCACTGCTGGTGCTGTGCGCGGCCGTCGCCTCCGTCCTGGGTGACCTGGTCGCCTGGCGCCTGGCCTGGCGCGGCGGCGCCCGCTTCGACCGCGCCATCGCCCGCTCCCGGCGGCTGGCCAGCGCGCAGGAACAGCTCGGGAAGGCCCTCACCCGTGGGGGTGGCGCCCTCGTCGTCCTCGCGCGCTTCGCCCCTGCGGGCCGCTCGGTCGTCAGCCTGACGGCGGGCGCCGCGCACCGCAGCGCCCGCGACTTCGTGCCCTGGTCGGCCCTGGCGGGCCTGGCCTGGGCCGCGTACAGCGTGGGCCTCGGCTACCTCGGCGGCCAATGGCTGGGCGCCAGTTGGCTGGGCACCGTCGTATCGGTCTTCGCGCTCTTCGCGGCGGGGGGCTTCGCGGCCTTCCTGATACGGCGAGAGCCGGAGCAGGAGCTGACGGACGAGCAGGCCGCCGCCACGGAAGAGCCGACGCCCCCGGAGACGGCGGCCCCCTCTCCCACAGCGCCGTCTCCCACGGCCCCGTCACTCACAGCTCCGACGCTCGAAGCTCTGTCTCCCGCAGCCCCAGCTCTCGCGGCCCGGTCTCTCCCGCCTCTTTCTCCCCTCCAGTCGCTGGCGGGCCCGGCCGTCACTCCCGTCGGCCTCAGCTTCCCGCTGCTGCCGTCCATGCGCGCCGCGGTCGGCGAGGGCGGCCTGCTGCCGGCGCCTGTCGCGCCCGCGGCGGCGGCCCCGACGGAGACACCCTCGGCGTAA
- a CDS encoding superoxide dismutase family protein, with amino-acid sequence MDDQFVSVLVRSDQFSPPTAFIRPGAVTYNLRKVPAGADIRAVRRATRHATSVGIVVRGLPAHRTYGAHVHTKPCGARPDDSGPHYQHVKDPVQPSTDPRYANPRNEVWLDFTTNAKGIGTATSRHRWNFRAGEARSIVLHETATHTEPGHAGQAGARLACLTVPLSAEVRVR; translated from the coding sequence GTGGACGATCAGTTCGTTTCCGTACTGGTGCGCTCCGACCAGTTCTCACCGCCCACCGCCTTCATCCGCCCGGGCGCGGTCACCTACAACTTGCGCAAGGTACCCGCCGGCGCTGACATCCGCGCCGTCCGGCGGGCGACCCGGCACGCGACCTCAGTGGGCATCGTCGTACGGGGCCTGCCCGCGCACCGCACGTACGGCGCGCACGTGCACACCAAGCCGTGCGGCGCACGCCCCGACGACTCGGGGCCGCACTACCAGCACGTCAAGGACCCGGTACAGCCCTCGACCGATCCGCGCTACGCCAACCCGCGCAACGAGGTGTGGCTCGACTTCACGACCAACGCCAAGGGCATTGGCACCGCAACCTCCCGCCACCGCTGGAACTTCCGTGCGGGCGAGGCCAGGTCGATCGTGCTGCACGAGACGGCCACCCACACCGAGCCGGGCCACGCGGGCCAGGCCGGGGCCCGTCTCGCCTGCCTCACGGTGCCGCTGAGTGCTGAGGTCCGGGTGCGCTGA
- a CDS encoding alkaline phosphatase D family protein, translating into MTGLRLGPLLRYVDQDTATVWVEAAAPCEAEVHCEGTTAGGSARTWQVAGHHYALITVVGLEPGTETPYSVTLDGEQVWPLPGSPHPRSAIRTLPPPEEPPSRTQPFRMAFGSCRWASRPADARHDPVGPDALDALAQQAIAGGERPDVLLLLGDQVYADATSERVREKLGRRRDLSKPPWDQVADFEEYTELYYESWLDPEVRWLLSTVPSCMIFDDHDVIDDWNTSEAWQREVRGTSWWRERVLGGLTSYWVHQHLGNLSPAELAEDPLYATVRAAGQDGGDGAGPLREFAERADHDPTAARWSYRRDFGRVRLMMVDTRAGRVLPEGKRRMVDDEEMDWLHEQALDGGSGAVDHLVIGSSLPWLLPPAVHGVEVWNSALCAGARGERWIRFSEKLRQRADLEHWPAFPHSFRALTELIERVASDQEAPASVSVLSGDVHHAYVTEPEFDNLKVAGGGPRSRVVQLTCSPMHNSIPAIMRSGFRFGWSRPGRWLGRALARHGRAEEPPLTWRRTGGPWFGNQIMTLTLHGRAADYTLDQARPATSAPDGTPRSSLERVLSSRLSAPGPQHSAAP; encoded by the coding sequence ATGACCGGCCTCCGACTGGGCCCGCTCCTGCGCTACGTCGACCAGGACACCGCCACCGTCTGGGTGGAGGCGGCGGCCCCCTGCGAGGCCGAGGTCCACTGCGAGGGGACCACGGCCGGGGGCTCGGCCCGCACCTGGCAGGTCGCAGGGCACCACTACGCGCTGATCACGGTGGTCGGCCTGGAGCCGGGCACCGAGACGCCGTACAGCGTCACGCTCGACGGCGAGCAGGTGTGGCCGCTGCCCGGCTCCCCCCACCCGCGCAGCGCGATCCGTACGCTGCCCCCGCCCGAGGAGCCGCCGAGCCGGACGCAGCCCTTCCGGATGGCCTTCGGCTCCTGCCGCTGGGCATCCCGCCCCGCCGACGCGCGCCACGACCCGGTGGGCCCCGACGCGCTGGACGCGCTCGCCCAGCAGGCCATCGCGGGCGGCGAGCGGCCGGATGTCCTGCTCCTGCTGGGCGACCAGGTCTACGCGGACGCCACCTCCGAGCGGGTCCGGGAGAAGCTCGGCCGCCGCCGCGACCTGTCGAAGCCCCCGTGGGACCAGGTGGCGGACTTCGAGGAGTACACCGAGCTGTACTACGAGTCCTGGCTGGATCCCGAGGTCCGCTGGCTGCTGTCCACCGTCCCCAGCTGCATGATCTTCGACGATCACGACGTGATCGACGACTGGAACACCAGCGAGGCATGGCAGCGCGAGGTGCGCGGCACCTCGTGGTGGCGCGAGCGGGTGCTGGGCGGGCTCACCTCGTACTGGGTCCACCAGCACCTGGGCAACCTCTCCCCCGCCGAGCTGGCCGAGGACCCCCTGTACGCCACGGTGCGCGCCGCAGGGCAGGACGGCGGGGACGGCGCCGGGCCGCTGCGGGAGTTCGCCGAGCGCGCCGACCACGACCCCACGGCGGCCCGCTGGAGCTATCGCAGGGACTTCGGCCGGGTCCGGCTGATGATGGTCGACACCCGCGCCGGACGGGTGCTGCCCGAAGGCAAGCGCCGGATGGTCGACGACGAGGAGATGGACTGGCTGCACGAGCAGGCGCTCGACGGAGGTTCCGGCGCCGTCGACCACCTGGTCATCGGCTCCTCGCTGCCGTGGCTGCTGCCTCCGGCCGTGCACGGGGTGGAGGTGTGGAACAGCGCGCTGTGCGCCGGTGCCCGCGGCGAGCGCTGGATACGGTTCAGCGAGAAGCTGCGCCAGCGGGCCGACCTGGAGCACTGGCCGGCCTTCCCCCACTCGTTCCGGGCACTCACCGAGCTGATCGAGCGGGTGGCCAGCGACCAGGAGGCGCCGGCGTCGGTCAGCGTCCTGTCGGGGGACGTGCATCACGCCTACGTGACCGAGCCCGAGTTCGACAACCTCAAGGTTGCCGGGGGCGGCCCCAGGTCGCGTGTCGTCCAGCTCACCTGCTCGCCGATGCACAACAGCATCCCGGCGATCATGCGCTCCGGCTTCCGCTTCGGCTGGAGCCGCCCCGGCCGGTGGCTCGGGCGGGCGCTGGCCCGGCACGGCCGTGCGGAGGAGCCGCCGCTCACCTGGCGCCGCACCGGGGGCCCATGGTTCGGCAACCAGATCATGACGCTGACCCTGCACGGCCGCGCCGCCGACTACACGCTCGACCAGGCACGCCCCGCGACATCGGCGCCCGACGGGACGCCCCGCTCCAGCCTGGAGCGGGTGCTCAGCAGCCGGCTCAGCGCACCCGGACCTCAGCACTCAGCGGCACCGTGA
- a CDS encoding HNH endonuclease family protein, with translation MPHGHRITPRRRYARRRWTAPLIALAATLSGLLIALTLGTATAQAEPPAPPSAQEATTMLGDITEKAEGSLDGYSREKFPHWIDQGSGCNTREAVLKRDGEGVETGSDCYPTKGTWKSPYDDGSWTEPGDVDIDHMVPLAEAWRSGASGWTQDQRQKLANDLDIAQLLAVTDNVNQAKGDKDPAKWLPPKDSYHCEYVRMWIWVKHEYKLTADAPEKEALKKTLTTC, from the coding sequence ATGCCGCACGGGCACCGGATAACCCCCCGCCGCCGCTACGCGCGTCGACGCTGGACAGCGCCGCTCATCGCGCTCGCCGCCACTCTTTCGGGTCTGCTGATCGCCCTCACCCTGGGCACCGCCACGGCGCAGGCCGAGCCCCCCGCGCCGCCCAGCGCCCAGGAGGCCACCACCATGCTCGGTGACATCACCGAGAAGGCCGAGGGCTCGCTCGACGGGTACTCCCGCGAGAAATTCCCGCACTGGATCGACCAGGGCAGCGGCTGCAACACCCGTGAGGCCGTGCTCAAGCGGGACGGCGAAGGCGTCGAGACCGGCAGCGACTGCTACCCCACCAAGGGCACCTGGAAGAGCCCCTACGACGACGGGTCCTGGACCGAGCCCGGCGACGTGGACATCGACCACATGGTCCCGCTCGCCGAGGCGTGGCGCTCCGGTGCCTCCGGCTGGACCCAGGACCAGCGCCAGAAGCTGGCCAACGACCTGGACATCGCCCAGCTCCTCGCGGTGACCGACAACGTGAACCAGGCCAAGGGCGACAAGGACCCCGCCAAGTGGCTGCCCCCCAAGGACAGCTACCACTGCGAATACGTCCGCATGTGGATCTGGGTCAAGCACGAGTACAAGCTGACCGCCGACGCCCCGGAGAAGGAGGCGCTGAAGAAGACGCTGACCACCTGCTGA